The proteins below come from a single Campylobacter sp. CCUG 57310 genomic window:
- a CDS encoding 50S ribosomal protein L23 — MADITDIKTILYTEKTLGLQEDGVVVIQTSPKMTKNRLKEILKEYFGVMPLRVNSLRMEGKVKRFKGQAGQRSEVKKFYVKLPEGSTLESMEA, encoded by the coding sequence ATGGCAGATATAACTGATATCAAAACAATTTTATATACAGAAAAAACTCTTGGCCTTCAAGAAGATGGTGTAGTAGTTATCCAAACTTCACCAAAAATGACTAAAAATAGGCTAAAAGAAATTTTAAAAGAGTATTTCGGAGTGATGCCGCTTCGCGTAAATTCACTTAGAATGGAAGGCAAAGTTAAGCGTTTTAAAGGACAAGCAGGACAACGCAGTGAAGTTAAAAAATTCTACGTTAAGTTGCCTGAAGGTTCAACTCTAGAAAGCATGGAGGCGTAA
- a CDS encoding ribonuclease HII produces the protein MNKICGIDEAGRGALAGPLVVAACVLNSEISGLNDSKKLSAKRRKELFHEIALNSQFLIAYFSNRQIDEFGLSECLRRALNLFKSHFANYELLYDGNANYGTGIKTMIKADGKIAEVSAASILAKVSRDELMGAWSKIYPDYGYASHKGYGTKAHLEAIKNLGECELTRKSFIIKAFQPTLF, from the coding sequence ATGAATAAAATTTGCGGTATTGATGAAGCCGGCAGAGGAGCGCTTGCGGGTCCTTTAGTCGTAGCTGCTTGCGTGCTAAATAGCGAAATTTCAGGGCTTAACGACTCTAAAAAACTAAGCGCAAAAAGACGCAAAGAGCTTTTTCATGAGATAGCCTTAAATTCGCAATTTTTAATCGCATATTTTTCAAATCGCCAAATAGATGAATTTGGGCTTAGCGAGTGCTTAAGGCGGGCTTTAAATCTTTTTAAAAGTCATTTTGCAAACTACGAGCTACTTTACGACGGCAACGCAAACTACGGCACCGGCATTAAAACTATGATAAAGGCTGATGGCAAAATCGCCGAAGTAAGCGCGGCAAGTATCTTAGCCAAAGTAAGCAGAGATGAGCTAATGGGCGCATGGAGCAAAATTTATCCTGATTACGGATATGCCTCTCACAAGGGTTACGGCACAAAGGCGCACCTTGAGGCGATTAAAAATTTGGGCGAATGTGAGCTAACTCGAAAAAGCTTTATAATTAAGGCGTTTCAGCCCACACTTTTTTAA
- a CDS encoding radical SAM protein, with translation MVFTDDNVSLLESEKIEFPSKYTTYKISSKHLLIAPEYPTWIVLDDDEYNMFLCLEKVGLGDALTIYNERFDKDGAFIRERLLEKIFNHNFYKDGYENSENEEAIETIQKNIHINLTNDCNMRCRHCFVNAGRVDKKYIDIDKIIQKIDEITKINGYTSVVISGGEPLLHKDIFVLLNALKGHKITLFTNGVLINENNIDEISSLINEIQISMEGISKEAYEKNRGRGNYKRLLNTLNLIKSKNIRLILAITVLPDTLMDIKSNLVEFIKAVDYKNLEIRINNEIEMAGAAPKELNFKHHDMKFSNKIVFELIKKIQELEIPSKTTKQQNIKFKNCGIGTSIVIDVSGKIYPCSKFGSYSLDISQSASEIFVEFDKINRETSIDAIKKCKECDLKYICSGGCRIDNLNLKNSMLSVICDKEYKENLLQRLMDEWEL, from the coding sequence ATGGTTTTTACAGATGATAATGTCTCTCTTTTGGAGAGTGAAAAAATAGAATTTCCTAGTAAATATACTACTTATAAAATCTCATCAAAACACCTACTAATAGCTCCTGAATATCCAACTTGGATAGTACTAGATGATGATGAATACAATATGTTTTTGTGCTTAGAAAAAGTAGGCCTGGGCGATGCCTTAACTATATACAATGAGCGCTTTGATAAGGATGGTGCTTTTATAAGAGAAAGGTTACTTGAAAAAATTTTTAATCATAATTTTTACAAAGATGGGTATGAAAATAGTGAAAATGAAGAGGCGATAGAGACTATACAGAAAAATATACATATCAATTTAACAAATGATTGCAATATGCGGTGTAGGCACTGTTTTGTCAATGCCGGTAGAGTGGATAAAAAATATATAGACATAGATAAAATCATCCAAAAAATCGATGAAATAACAAAGATAAATGGTTATACATCTGTTGTGATTTCAGGTGGTGAGCCACTTTTGCACAAAGATATATTTGTGCTACTTAATGCTTTAAAAGGGCACAAAATAACACTTTTTACAAATGGGGTATTGATAAATGAAAATAATATAGATGAAATTTCTAGTTTAATTAATGAAATACAAATAAGCATGGAAGGAATTTCAAAAGAAGCTTACGAGAAAAATAGAGGCAGGGGTAATTACAAAAGACTTCTAAATACATTAAATTTAATAAAATCAAAAAATATTAGATTAATACTTGCTATTACGGTACTGCCAGATACTTTAATGGACATAAAGAGTAATTTGGTTGAGTTTATAAAAGCAGTGGATTATAAAAATTTGGAAATTCGTATCAATAATGAGATAGAAATGGCGGGTGCTGCACCAAAAGAGCTAAATTTTAAACATCACGATATGAAATTTTCAAACAAAATAGTTTTTGAGCTAATTAAAAAAATTCAAGAACTAGAAATTCCAAGCAAGACAACTAAACAACAAAATATAAAATTTAAAAATTGCGGCATAGGAACAAGTATTGTTATTGATGTTAGCGGTAAAATTTATCCTTGCTCTAAATTTGGTTCGTATAGCTTAGATATATCTCAAAGTGCTAGTGAAATATTTGTTGAGTTTGATAAAATAAATCGTGAAACTTCGATAGACGCTATCAAAAAATGTAAAGAGTGCGATTTAAAATACATCTGTTCTGGCGGCTGTAGGATTGATAATTTAAATTTAAAAAATAGTATGTTAAGTGTAATTTGCGATAAAGAATACAAAGAAAACTTGCTACAAAGATTAATGGATGAGTGGGAATTATGA
- the rplD gene encoding 50S ribosomal protein L4 codes for MSKVCVLNEKFEKAGDLDLPANYAEVNPHNLYLYVKSYLAGIRANTAHTKTRAFVSGGGKKPWRQKGRGGARAGSTRTNVWVGGAVSFGPLNNRNYFQKVNKKQKRLALECALAQKANEGKIFAVDSISIDSGKTKDAAKIINSLNLRDALIVKDLLDDNTLLAFRNLSNCYLVDASEINAYLVSVFSAVIIEKAALESITKEG; via the coding sequence ATGAGTAAAGTTTGCGTATTAAACGAGAAATTTGAAAAGGCTGGAGATTTGGATCTTCCTGCAAACTATGCAGAGGTAAATCCACACAACCTTTATCTATATGTTAAATCTTACCTTGCAGGTATCCGCGCAAATACGGCTCACACTAAGACTCGTGCTTTTGTAAGCGGTGGAGGTAAGAAGCCTTGGAGACAAAAAGGTCGTGGCGGCGCTCGTGCAGGTTCAACCAGAACTAACGTATGGGTTGGCGGTGCAGTATCTTTTGGTCCATTAAACAATAGAAATTATTTCCAAAAAGTTAATAAAAAACAAAAGAGATTAGCTCTTGAGTGCGCATTGGCACAAAAGGCTAACGAGGGCAAAATTTTCGCAGTTGATAGCATCAGCATTGACAGCGGAAAGACAAAAGATGCGGCAAAAATTATCAATAGCCTAAATTTAAGAGATGCGTTGATAGTTAAAGATTTGCTTGATGATAACACGCTTTTGGCATTTAGAAATTTATCAAACTGCTATCTGGTAGATGCAAGCGAGATAAATGCGTATCTAGTATCGGTATTTAGTGCGGTTATCATTGAAAAAGCGGCACTTGAATCTATAACAAAAGAGGGCTAA
- the rplP gene encoding 50S ribosomal protein L16 — translation MLMPKRTKFRKQMKGRNRGKATRGTDLAMGEFGIKAIEAGRINSRQIEAARVALTRHVKRQAKTWIRVFPDKPLTKKPLQTRMGKGKAGVEEWVMNIKPGRIIYEMAGVNEELAREALTLAMHKLPFKTKIVTRESENEIY, via the coding sequence ATGTTGATGCCAAAAAGAACGAAATTTCGTAAACAGATGAAAGGTCGTAACCGCGGTAAAGCTACTCGTGGAACAGATCTTGCAATGGGAGAATTCGGCATAAAGGCTATTGAGGCCGGAAGAATAAATTCTCGCCAAATCGAAGCGGCTCGTGTTGCTTTGACTCGTCATGTTAAAAGACAAGCGAAAACTTGGATTAGGGTTTTCCCTGATAAGCCACTAACTAAAAAGCCTCTACAAACTCGTATGGGTAAAGGTAAAGCAGGTGTTGAAGAGTGGGTTATGAACATTAAACCTGGCAGAATCATTTATGAGATGGCTGGAGTTAATGAAGAGTTAGCACGTGAGGCACTTACGCTTGCTATGCATAAGTTGCCGTTTAAAACTAAAATTGTAACGCGAGAGAGTGAAAATGAAATATACTGA
- a CDS encoding ATP-binding protein, whose amino-acid sequence MLENIYQAPIKSVKFIDRKFSISSPKTLIIGASGSGKTSLLIDYLKSFKNEERLYINLYDIRVNSSEILENLPNFLTANKQIKALAIDNISSDEQARKLAEILRENLENITLATQKRDINLPNFTTLNLNLLDYEEFIAFFPKNLDQDQLFSHFVTHGNNLNSVFLDQSEVVENLQSRLKSKLSEVEINLLKECAAFQGVNLSAYELYKNLKTRSKISKDRVYAGLVDLENRGFINLIAKFDQPTAAKKLYFSDFAMRNALSLKKDFAKLFSNMVFCELFKFKEEIFYTKDFDFFLSKRKLAILCIPFSDSDLIFLKFKKLHASLKALGVNKLQVISVANQADLSIEGIKCEILPFSRWALSF is encoded by the coding sequence ATGCTAGAAAACATCTATCAAGCGCCTATAAAGTCCGTTAAGTTTATAGATAGAAAATTTAGCATCTCTTCGCCTAAAACTCTAATCATCGGCGCTAGCGGAAGCGGTAAAACCTCGCTTTTGATCGACTACTTAAAAAGCTTTAAAAACGAAGAGAGGCTGTATATAAATTTATACGACATTAGAGTAAATTCGTCGGAAATTTTAGAGAATTTACCGAATTTTTTGACGGCGAACAAGCAGATAAAAGCTTTAGCGATAGACAATATAAGCTCAGACGAACAAGCTCGAAAATTGGCAGAAATTTTAAGAGAAAATTTAGAAAATATAACTCTCGCTACGCAAAAAAGAGATATAAATTTGCCGAATTTCACGACGCTAAATTTGAATCTTTTGGATTATGAAGAATTTATCGCATTTTTTCCTAAAAATTTAGATCAAGATCAGCTGTTTAGTCATTTCGTAACCCATGGCAATAACCTAAATTCAGTCTTTCTTGATCAAAGTGAAGTTGTAGAAAATCTCCAAAGTAGGCTTAAAAGCAAGCTGAGCGAAGTAGAGATAAATTTACTAAAAGAGTGCGCTGCTTTTCAAGGAGTGAATTTAAGCGCTTATGAGCTATATAAAAATCTAAAAACACGCTCTAAAATATCAAAAGATCGCGTTTATGCAGGACTTGTAGATCTGGAAAACAGGGGTTTTATAAACCTCATAGCCAAATTTGACCAACCGACTGCGGCAAAAAAACTTTACTTTAGTGATTTTGCAATGAGAAATGCGCTGAGTTTGAAAAAAGATTTTGCAAAACTTTTTTCAAATATGGTCTTTTGCGAACTTTTTAAATTTAAAGAGGAAATTTTTTATACTAAAGATTTTGATTTTTTCCTTTCTAAAAGGAAACTCGCCATACTTTGCATACCGTTTAGCGATAGTGACCTGATATTTCTGAAATTCAAAAAACTTCATGCAAGTTTGAAAGCTCTTGGAGTAAATAAACTTCAAGTTATCAGCGTGGCAAATCAAGCAGATCTTAGTATAGAAGGCATCAAATGTGAAATTTTGCCTTTTTCGCGTTGGGCGCTTAGTTTTTAA
- the rpmC gene encoding 50S ribosomal protein L29, with product MKYTELKEKSVAELNALLKEKKVLLFTLRRKLKIMQLSNPNEIRAVKKEIAQINTAISASK from the coding sequence ATGAAATATACTGAGTTAAAAGAAAAAAGCGTTGCAGAATTAAACGCGTTATTGAAAGAGAAAAAGGTGCTTTTGTTTACATTAAGACGAAAGCTAAAAATTATGCAGCTAAGCAACCCTAACGAGATTCGTGCAGTTAAAAAAGAGATTGCACAAATCAATACTGCAATTAGCGCTTCAAAGTAA
- the rplN gene encoding 50S ribosomal protein L14, producing MIQSFTRLAVADNSGAKELMCIKVLGGSKRRYATLGDVIVCSVKKALPNGKIKKGQVVKAVVVRTKKEVQRENGSLIRFDENAAVILDNKREPIGTRIFGPVGREVRYANFMKIVSLAPEVL from the coding sequence ATGATACAATCTTTTACAAGACTTGCAGTGGCTGATAATAGCGGTGCAAAAGAGTTAATGTGTATAAAAGTATTAGGCGGTAGCAAAAGAAGATATGCAACGCTTGGCGATGTTATCGTGTGCTCTGTTAAAAAGGCGCTTCCAAACGGCAAAATTAAAAAAGGTCAAGTCGTAAAAGCAGTAGTCGTAAGAACTAAAAAAGAGGTTCAAAGAGAAAACGGCTCGCTTATTAGATTTGACGAAAATGCAGCCGTAATACTTGATAACAAAAGAGAGCCTATCGGAACTCGTATCTTCGGACCGGTCGGTCGTGAAGTTAGATATGCAAACTTCATGAAAATTGTTTCGCTTGCTCCGGAGGTTTTATAA
- a CDS encoding ATP-binding cassette domain-containing protein, with protein sequence MKKIIYKGIRTNNLKNLDISITPNSLVCICGCSGSGKSSLAFDTMYAVSKNEINSLMNDDYEAGDCIIDFYDNILFSVALKQLNFNINPRSSILSYFHLSNELNLILSKLSTKYIKNATLLSPKNVCSECYGLGFKKEIDLDKVIDRNSNLKDNPFLPWLNSYKDFYTQILNLYIQDIGLDWSLKFYELSKESQHELLYKTSSKKYKINYKISGKTRVKTASYRGIMLDDPVDISEQYTKNALCQKCGGARLNSEINSIEILGYSLQDILLCKFCDLPDIFKIFKSKDIGIDLAFEKLDNFVQKCINLGLGHLNFSRSIPSLSGGELQRLRIAKILLGKINNIMIVLDEPTSSLHPSEVTGLVNEIEKLKRNNTVIVIEHNKELINRADNVFYIGPKSGKQGGEFITKQEYDESQKFKLKKIDFKSSVCQKIKLQNLDFLKFQGEITIDYNRLIGISSKSGVGKTSLLKHILPQYIDLYQYISQKPIKANINSNIATYTGIFDDIKQLFSANFLNDNSYFSKNSNTMCKKCGGSGRILVLEKYKSKFYNECCNCNGSGYNKNALKFKVFDMNIWEILSCNIDDLCKIEFPKKTREKLQLLDELGLSHLSLNRLTLNMSGGEQQRLKLFKAFFDKKNKIFGLDEPTKGLSGKDTSKIISLLYKYIQDKDKTFIVAEHNPLFLSHCNDIIELKRDGDVVKVVFNSRMEEIKNCKESEISNFLII encoded by the coding sequence ATGAAAAAGATAATATACAAGGGTATCAGGACTAATAATTTAAAGAATTTAGATATTAGTATTACTCCAAATTCTTTGGTTTGTATTTGTGGATGTAGCGGTTCAGGGAAATCAAGCCTAGCATTTGACACTATGTATGCCGTGAGCAAAAATGAGATAAATTCCTTAATGAATGATGATTATGAGGCTGGCGATTGTATTATTGATTTTTACGACAACATCCTGTTTTCCGTTGCCTTAAAGCAACTAAATTTTAATATCAATCCAAGATCAAGCATATTAAGTTATTTTCATTTGTCAAATGAATTAAATTTAATTTTGTCTAAATTATCAACAAAATATATAAAAAATGCAACGTTATTAAGTCCTAAAAATGTATGTTCTGAGTGCTATGGACTTGGTTTCAAAAAAGAGATCGATTTAGATAAAGTGATTGATAGAAATAGTAATCTTAAAGATAATCCGTTTTTGCCTTGGTTAAATTCATACAAGGATTTTTATACACAAATTCTGAATTTGTATATTCAAGATATAGGTTTAGATTGGAGTTTAAAATTTTATGAGCTAAGCAAGGAGTCACAACATGAGCTTTTATATAAAACATCTTCTAAAAAATACAAAATAAACTATAAAATAAGTGGAAAAACAAGAGTAAAAACAGCTTCTTATAGAGGTATAATGCTAGATGATCCAGTAGATATATCAGAACAATATACAAAAAATGCTTTGTGCCAAAAATGCGGTGGAGCAAGGCTAAATAGTGAGATTAATAGTATTGAAATTTTAGGCTATTCATTGCAAGATATTTTGCTGTGTAAATTTTGTGATTTGCCAGATATTTTTAAAATTTTTAAATCCAAAGACATCGGTATTGATTTAGCATTTGAGAAGTTGGATAACTTTGTGCAAAAATGTATAAACTTGGGACTAGGGCATTTAAATTTCAGCAGGTCAATACCGTCATTATCTGGCGGTGAGCTTCAAAGACTTAGAATAGCCAAAATTTTGCTTGGAAAGATAAATAATATAATGATTGTCTTGGATGAGCCGACTAGCTCATTGCATCCCAGTGAAGTGACAGGCCTAGTAAATGAGATAGAAAAATTAAAACGTAATAATACTGTTATCGTAATAGAGCATAACAAAGAGCTAATAAATAGAGCCGATAATGTTTTTTATATTGGACCAAAAAGTGGAAAACAAGGTGGAGAGTTTATAACTAAGCAAGAGTATGATGAGAGTCAAAAGTTTAAACTTAAAAAGATTGATTTTAAAAGTAGTGTCTGTCAAAAAATAAAACTACAAAATTTAGATTTTCTAAAATTTCAAGGAGAAATTACTATTGACTACAACAGGTTAATAGGCATTAGTTCTAAATCTGGCGTTGGAAAAACATCTTTGCTTAAACACATACTGCCACAATACATAGATTTGTATCAGTATATATCTCAAAAACCTATCAAGGCTAATATAAATTCAAATATCGCCACTTACACTGGCATTTTTGATGACATAAAACAGCTGTTTTCTGCTAATTTTTTAAATGACAATAGTTATTTTTCTAAAAATTCAAACACAATGTGTAAAAAATGTGGTGGTAGCGGTAGAATTTTAGTTTTAGAAAAATATAAGAGCAAATTTTATAATGAGTGTTGTAATTGTAATGGTAGTGGCTATAACAAAAACGCATTAAAATTTAAGGTTTTCGATATGAATATATGGGAGATTTTAAGTTGCAACATTGATGATTTGTGCAAGATAGAATTTCCCAAAAAAACTAGAGAAAAATTGCAATTATTAGATGAGCTAGGACTATCTCATCTGTCTTTAAACAGATTGACTTTAAATATGTCTGGCGGAGAACAACAAAGACTAAAACTATTTAAAGCATTCTTTGATAAAAAGAACAAAATTTTTGGGTTAGACGAGCCTACAAAAGGTTTGAGCGGCAAGGATACTTCAAAAATCATCTCGTTGCTTTATAAGTACATACAAGACAAAGATAAAACATTTATAGTGGCTGAGCATAATCCTTTGTTTTTAAGCCATTGTAATGATATTATAGAGTTGAAGCGAGATGGCGATGTTGTTAAGGTTGTCTTTAATTCTAGAATGGAAGAGATAAAAAATTGTAAAGAAAGTGAAATTTCTAATTTCCTTATTATTTAA
- the rplV gene encoding 50S ribosomal protein L22 yields MSKAIIKFIRLSPTKARLIAREVQGMNAELALASLSFMPNKGAKFIANAISSAVANGGFEPEEVIVSSCRVDAGPVLKRFRPRARGSASRIRKPTAHILVEVSKPEKKEA; encoded by the coding sequence ATGAGTAAAGCTATTATTAAATTTATTAGACTATCTCCTACTAAAGCAAGACTTATAGCAAGAGAAGTTCAAGGCATGAATGCCGAACTAGCGCTTGCAAGCCTAAGCTTTATGCCAAACAAGGGAGCTAAATTTATAGCAAACGCGATCAGTTCTGCCGTTGCAAACGGTGGTTTTGAACCTGAGGAAGTTATCGTTAGCTCTTGTAGAGTTGACGCAGGTCCCGTACTTAAGAGATTTAGACCAAGAGCAAGAGGAAGTGCAAGCAGAATTCGCAAGCCAACTGCCCACATTTTGGTAGAAGTATCTAAACCTGAAAAGAAGGAAGCGTAA
- the rplB gene encoding 50S ribosomal protein L2 — protein MAIKTYKPYTPSRRFMTGLSSEDITAKPSVRSLLVKLPATGGRNNNGRITSRHKQAGAKKLYRIIDFKRRKFGIEGKVEAIEYDPNRNCRIALIAYKDGEKRYIIRPNGLNVGDVVAAAESGLDIKPGNAMKLRNIPVGTIVHNIELKPGKGGQIARSAGGYAQLMGKEEKYVILRLPSGEMRQILAECMASVGVIGNEDWANVTIGKAGRNRHRGIRPQTRGSAMNPVDHPHGGGEGKKNSGRHPVTPWGKPTKGAKTRRKKASDKLIISRRKGK, from the coding sequence ATGGCGATTAAAACATATAAACCATATACACCGAGCCGTAGATTTATGACAGGTCTTAGCAGTGAAGATATCACAGCTAAACCAAGCGTTAGAAGCCTACTTGTAAAACTACCTGCAACAGGCGGTAGAAACAATAATGGTCGTATCACATCAAGACATAAACAAGCCGGCGCTAAAAAACTATATAGAATCATAGACTTTAAAAGACGCAAATTTGGCATCGAAGGCAAAGTTGAAGCGATCGAATACGATCCAAACAGAAACTGCCGCATAGCGCTTATCGCTTATAAAGACGGTGAGAAACGCTATATCATCAGACCAAACGGTCTAAATGTGGGTGACGTAGTTGCAGCTGCCGAGAGCGGTCTTGATATAAAACCTGGCAACGCTATGAAACTAAGAAATATCCCTGTGGGAACGATCGTTCATAATATCGAGCTTAAGCCTGGTAAAGGCGGACAGATAGCAAGATCTGCCGGCGGATATGCTCAGCTAATGGGTAAAGAGGAAAAATATGTCATCTTAAGACTTCCAAGTGGTGAGATGAGACAAATTTTAGCAGAGTGTATGGCAAGCGTTGGCGTTATCGGTAATGAGGACTGGGCTAACGTAACTATCGGTAAAGCAGGTAGAAATCGCCATAGAGGAATTCGCCCTCAAACTCGTGGTTCTGCGATGAACCCTGTTGATCACCCGCACGGTGGTGGTGAAGGCAAGAAAAATTCAGGCCGTCATCCGGTAACTCCATGGGGTAAACCGACAAAAGGTGCTAAGACTCGCCGCAAAAAAGCTAGCGACAAGCTAATTATCTCAAGAAGGAAAGGAAAATAG
- the rplC gene encoding 50S ribosomal protein L3, giving the protein MEYIVEKIGMSRTISVPSTPVTLLKLVETKVCEVGENNRAIVAYAKGKAKNKAIAGQQKKYNLSAEYNKFATLTVANSEAGDLDVSPLSSAAIIKVSFDSKGRGYQGVVKRHGFGGGPKSHGSRFHRRHGSIGNCEWPGRVQPGMKMAGHMGDVKVTVKNEVVSFDSENGILVLKGSVPGHNGAMGRVRIVK; this is encoded by the coding sequence ATGGAATATATCGTAGAAAAAATAGGCATGAGTAGGACGATTTCGGTTCCTAGTACGCCGGTTACACTTCTAAAACTTGTAGAAACTAAAGTTTGCGAAGTGGGTGAAAATAACCGCGCAATCGTTGCTTATGCAAAAGGCAAAGCGAAGAATAAAGCTATAGCAGGCCAACAAAAGAAATATAATCTTTCGGCTGAATATAATAAATTTGCTACTTTAACAGTTGCAAATAGCGAAGCAGGCGATCTTGACGTAAGTCCGTTAAGTTCAGCGGCAATCATAAAAGTTAGCTTTGATTCAAAGGGTAGAGGTTATCAAGGCGTTGTTAAAAGACACGGATTTGGTGGCGGACCTAAAAGTCACGGTTCACGTTTCCACAGACGCCACGGATCAATCGGTAACTGCGAATGGCCGGGACGTGTTCAGCCTGGTATGAAAATGGCAGGACATATGGGCGATGTGAAAGTAACTGTTAAAAACGAAGTTGTAAGTTTTGACAGCGAAAACGGAATTTTAGTTTTAAAAGGCTCAGTTCCTGGACACAACGGTGCAATGGGTAGAGTAAGGATAGTAAAATGA
- the rpsQ gene encoding 30S ribosomal protein S17: MAFKREIQGVVLQKAGDKTATILVERRVMHPRYHKFVKRFKKYMIHDEKNETKAGDTVIAVECRPLSARKSFRLKAVLAKGVE; this comes from the coding sequence ATGGCATTTAAAAGAGAAATTCAAGGTGTAGTTTTGCAAAAAGCTGGAGATAAAACAGCCACAATCTTGGTTGAAAGACGTGTTATGCACCCAAGATATCATAAATTTGTAAAACGTTTTAAGAAATATATGATTCATGATGAAAAAAATGAGACAAAAGCCGGAGATACTGTTATAGCAGTTGAGTGCAGACCACTTTCTGCACGCAAAAGCTTTCGCTTAAAAGCTGTATTGGCAAAGGGAGTTGAGTAA
- the rpsC gene encoding 30S ribosomal protein S3 — MGQKVNPIGLRLGINRNWESRWFPAKGNLVENIGEDYKIRAFLKKKLYYAGVSQILIERTAKKIRVTVVAARPGIIIGKKGSDVEKLKEDIQKLINKEVNVNIKEERKAQASAQLAAENVAMQLEKRVAFRRAMKKVIQGAQKSGAKGIKISVAGRLGGAEMARTEWYLEGRVPLHTLRAKIDYGFAEAHTTYGNIGIKVWIFKGEVLQKGVQAEKTEENEAPKKPRRARRGK; from the coding sequence ATGGGACAAAAAGTAAATCCGATCGGTTTAAGACTAGGAATTAACCGTAACTGGGAGTCAAGATGGTTTCCTGCTAAAGGAAATTTGGTAGAAAATATCGGCGAAGACTATAAAATTCGTGCGTTTTTAAAGAAAAAACTATATTATGCTGGGGTTTCTCAAATTCTTATCGAAAGAACGGCTAAGAAGATCAGAGTAACCGTTGTAGCTGCTCGCCCGGGCATAATAATAGGCAAAAAAGGCTCTGATGTAGAAAAGCTTAAAGAAGATATCCAAAAGCTAATCAACAAAGAGGTTAACGTAAATATTAAAGAAGAGAGAAAAGCTCAAGCTTCTGCTCAACTTGCCGCCGAAAACGTTGCAATGCAGCTTGAAAAACGTGTCGCATTTAGACGCGCTATGAAAAAGGTAATCCAAGGCGCTCAAAAATCAGGCGCTAAGGGTATTAAAATTTCAGTTGCAGGTCGTTTGGGTGGTGCCGAGATGGCAAGAACCGAATGGTATCTAGAGGGTCGCGTGCCGCTTCATACGCTAAGAGCAAAGATTGATTACGGTTTTGCAGAGGCGCATACAACTTATGGAAACATAGGTATAAAAGTGTGGATATTTAAAGGCGAAGTTCTTCAAAAAGGTGTTCAAGCTGAAAAAACCGAAGAGAACGAAGCTCCAAAAAAACCACGCAGAGCAAGAAGAGGTAAATAA
- the rpsJ gene encoding 30S ribosomal protein S10 — MERIRLKLKAYDHRVLDRTVAAIVEAVKRTGADVRGPVPMPTKIKRYTVLKSPHVNKDSREQFEMRIHARMLDIVAATPDTVDSLTKLDLAPEVNVEVRAMGK; from the coding sequence ATGGAAAGAATCAGGCTTAAGCTCAAAGCTTATGACCATAGAGTTCTAGACCGCACAGTTGCAGCAATCGTAGAAGCTGTCAAAAGAACTGGTGCTGACGTAAGAGGTCCAGTGCCAATGCCTACTAAAATCAAACGCTACACGGTCTTAAAATCACCACACGTCAACAAAGACTCACGCGAGCAGTTTGAGATGAGAATTCATGCACGTATGCTTGACATCGTAGCAGCTACACCTGACACAGTCGATTCGCTTACAAAACTTGACTTGGCTCCTGAAGTTAATGTCGAAGTTCGTGCGATGGGCAAGTAA
- the rpsS gene encoding 30S ribosomal protein S19: MARSLKKGPFVDGHVMKKVVAAKKANDNKPIKTWSRRSTIVPEMIGLTFNVHNGKSFIPVYVTENHIGYKLGEFAPTRTFKGHKGSVQKKIGK; encoded by the coding sequence ATGGCTAGATCACTCAAAAAAGGTCCTTTCGTAGACGGACATGTAATGAAAAAAGTTGTTGCTGCTAAAAAAGCAAACGACAACAAGCCGATCAAAACATGGTCAAGACGCAGTACGATTGTACCTGAAATGATTGGACTTACATTTAATGTCCATAACGGTAAAAGCTTTATCCCTGTGTATGTAACTGAAAACCACATCGGATATAAACTTGGCGAATTTGCTCCAACTAGAACGTTTAAGGGTCATAAAGGCTCTGTTCAGAAAAAAATCGGCAAATAA